One window of the Eucalyptus grandis isolate ANBG69807.140 chromosome 8, ASM1654582v1, whole genome shotgun sequence genome contains the following:
- the LOC104457130 gene encoding TMV resistance protein N: MVLCTLCKMLLSVKLVGGVYAYRLGASEMILVFISISLLVRSDIHMRDRAATRPDTKHSEEANQTSSPLMAASSDLKGNYDLFLSFRGTDVRNSFLSHLYVALDQKGFYTYVDSEELQKGNCIKPALIKAIEDSRIAIIIFSENYASSQWCLEEVAKIMECNKQRDLVVFPVFYKVDPREVRTPRESYKKAMVEHERKFGRDSDEVKRWKNALFDAGSLSGWDLKDKDEADLINRIMWEISMQLDRKLLHVAKHPVGIHRQVAKLESMLNLESCDDVLMIGLWGQGGIGKTTLAKALYNDIFRGFEASCFLANVRETSKDSKDLVHLQEKLLSEILVGKELTLLSVDGGINLMQHRLCCKRVLLVLDDVDDVKQLNALAGGREWFGKGSRIIITTRDSHLLTFHRIDEDHIYEVKTLDDLEALELFDKHAFLGSKEIVIRRDLVDSALHYASGLPLALEVLGSFLCGRREQEWESALNKLAKSLDKTINDVLKLSYDGLEDYAREIFLDIACFFKGRSIEYIMKVLNSCDFDTTIGVQVLVEKSLIMKEGETIQMHDLIQLMAMDIVKQECRDDPGRRSRLWLCEDFCDVLSGDLVSFGGLNTDFTLFFSDFVY, translated from the exons ATGGTTCTGTGCACCTTATGCAAAATGCTGCTTTCTGTTAAATTAGTTGGTGGAGTATATGCTTATCGACTTGGAGCATCAGAaatgatcttggttttcatttctatttctttattagtACGAAGTGATATCCATATGAGAGATAGAGCTGCAACCCGACCAGACACTAAGCATTCTGAGGAAGCAAATCAAACTTCATCTCCTCTAATGGCTGCTTCTTCAGATCTGAAAGGGAATTATGACCTCTTCCTGAGTTTCAGAGGTACGGACGTTCGAAACAGCTTCCTCAGTCATCTCTATGTGGCTCTTGATCAAAAAGGATTCTACACTTATGTTGATAGCGAGGAGCTTCAGAAAGGCAACTGTATAAAGCCGGCGCTTATAAAGGCAATTGAGGACTCGCGTATTgcaatcatcattttctccgAGAACTATGCTTCCTCACAGTGGTGTTTGGAAGAGGTGGCAAAAATCATGGAGTGCAATAAGCAAAGAGACCTCGTGGTCTTTCCagtgttttacaaagtggatCCCAGAGAAGTGAGAACACCAAGAGAGAGCTACAAAAAAGCTATGGTTGAGCATGAGAGAAAGTTTGGGAGAGATTCGGAcgaagtgaagagatggaaaaaTGCTCTCTTTGATGCAGGTAGCTTGTCTGGGTGGGATTTGAAGGATAA AGATGAAGCAGATCTTATCAACAGAATTATGTGGGAGATCTCTATGCAGCTGGACCGAAAACTGTTACACGTTGCCAAGCATCCGGTTGGAATACATCGACAAGTGGCAAAGCTGGAATCTATgttaaatcttgagtcttgtgATGATGTTCTCATGATAGGATTATGGGGACAAGGAGGTATAGGAAAAACAACATTAGCCAAAGCCCTTTACAATGATATATTCAGAGGATTTGAGGCTTCATGTTTTTTGGCAAACGTTCGTGAAACTTCAAAAGATTCCAAGGATTTAGTtcatttgcaagaaaaattgttgTCCGAGATATTAGTGGGAAAAGAATTAACACTTTTAAGTGTTGATGGAGGTATTAATTTGATGCAACATAGACTTTGCTGCAAAAGAGTCCTCCTTGTTCTCGACGATGTCGATGACGTAAAACAATTAAATGCTTTAGCTGGAGGCCGTGAATGGTTTGGTAAAGGAAGCAGAATCATCATTACTACGAGAGATAGCCATCTATTAACTTTCCATAGGATAGATGAAGATCATATCTATGAAGTTAAAACTCTAGATGATTTGGAAGCTCTTGAACTTTTCGATAAACATGCTTTTCTTGGAAGTAAGGAAATAGTGATAAGGAGGGATCTTGTGGATAGTGCTTTGCATTATGCTAGTGGGcttcctttagcacttgagGTATTGGGCTCTTTCCTATGTGGTAGAAGAGAGCAGGAGTGGGAAAGTGCATTGAATAAACTTGCTAAAAGTCTTGACAAAACCATCAATGATGTTCTCAAGTTAAGTTATGATGGACTAGAAGACTACGCAAGGGAGATATTccttgatattgcatgtttcTTCAAGGGGCGATCTATAGAGTACATCATGAAAGTCCTTAACAGTTGCGACTTTGACACAACTATTGGAGTACAAGTTCTTGTTGAGAAGTCCTTAATAATGAAAGAAGGGGAGACAATACAgatgcatgacttgattcagTTGATGGCCATGGATATTGTTAAACAAGAATGTCGTGATGATCCTGGAAGACGCAGCAGGTTATGGCTTTGTGAAGACTTCTGTGATGTTCTATCGGGGGATCTGGTAAGTTTTGGTGGTTTAAACACTGATTTTACTCTCTTCTTCTCTGACTTCGTTTACTAA